One Bacillus amyloliquefaciens DSM 7 = ATCC 23350 DNA window includes the following coding sequences:
- a CDS encoding MFS transporter — protein sequence MSRLYFFILVLLVSISGFSQGMLLPVISVIFETNGESAAINGLHATGLYIGVLLASPFMEAPLRKLGYKPLMVTGGFLVIISLFSFIWLQSIWIWFFLRLLIGIGDHMLHFSTQTWVTSKSTPQNRGRNISLYGLSFGLGFAVGPFMVPLVKTSPSLPFIVSGCISLAAWLFVFVLRNEYPPQGPDETSGDNSAKRFYRAVLFGWVAFLPAFGYGFLETALNGSFPVYALRLGISVDAVALILPAFAIGSIVFQFPLGLLSDRFGRKRVLLVILLMGALCFMTAGLFPSPAVIGGCFFMAGMAVGSMFSLGISYMSDLLPSHLLPAGNLLCGISFSLGSMIGPVAGGWYMQRFESANLFYFITVILICIWLALVFGKTKHSPASESHSFPVS from the coding sequence ATGTCACGACTGTACTTCTTTATTTTGGTTCTGCTTGTTTCCATCTCCGGTTTTTCCCAAGGCATGCTGCTGCCGGTGATTTCCGTCATTTTTGAAACGAACGGAGAATCAGCCGCCATAAACGGCCTTCACGCAACCGGCCTGTATATCGGCGTGCTTCTTGCGTCGCCGTTTATGGAAGCGCCGCTGAGAAAGCTCGGATACAAACCCCTGATGGTAACGGGCGGATTTCTTGTCATCATCAGCTTATTCAGTTTTATTTGGCTTCAATCCATATGGATATGGTTTTTTCTGCGGCTGCTTATCGGAATCGGCGATCATATGCTGCATTTTTCAACCCAAACGTGGGTGACTTCAAAGTCAACGCCTCAAAACAGAGGAAGAAACATTTCGCTGTACGGGCTGTCCTTCGGGCTTGGATTCGCTGTCGGTCCGTTCATGGTTCCTCTTGTGAAAACAAGTCCGTCCCTTCCGTTTATCGTATCCGGCTGTATCAGTCTTGCCGCCTGGCTGTTTGTGTTTGTCTTACGTAATGAGTACCCGCCGCAAGGTCCGGATGAAACATCCGGGGACAACAGCGCAAAACGTTTTTACCGCGCCGTTCTTTTCGGCTGGGTCGCTTTTCTTCCGGCTTTCGGCTATGGCTTTTTAGAAACGGCGCTGAACGGAAGCTTCCCCGTGTACGCCCTGCGCTTAGGCATATCCGTTGATGCCGTCGCGCTGATATTGCCCGCTTTCGCCATCGGAAGTATTGTATTCCAGTTTCCGCTTGGTTTATTAAGCGATCGGTTTGGGAGAAAACGTGTCCTGCTCGTCATTTTACTGATGGGCGCCCTGTGTTTTATGACGGCCGGATTGTTTCCGTCGCCTGCCGTTATCGGCGGCTGCTTTTTCATGGCGGGGATGGCGGTCGGCAGTATGTTTTCCCTCGGTATCAGCTATATGAGCGACCTGCTGCCGTCCCATCTGCTTCCGGCGGGCAATCTGCTCTGCGGCATTTCCTTCAGCCTCGGCAGCATGATCGGGCCGGTGGCGGGCGGCTGGTATATGCAGCGGTTTGAAAGCGCCAATTTGTTTTATTTTATTACGGTGATCCTGATCTGTATTTGGCTTGCGCTCGTCTTCGGAAAAACAAAGCACAGCCCTGCATCTGAATCCCATTCTTTTCCGGTCTCATAA